Proteins found in one Brachyhypopomus gauderio isolate BG-103 unplaced genomic scaffold, BGAUD_0.2 sc184, whole genome shotgun sequence genomic segment:
- the tmem168a gene encoding transmembrane protein 168-A, with the protein MSVDIQVARMSPEESGKDVDVWSSLSCLGYLSSLNLLVAVCLGMYVQWEHTSEPTILVIFILGLLVLGISSILYYYFSMEWASLSLFHLWFGFLQGLLCFLNSSSLDTDVKEHVTNYLLLASVGVRALWALTERMCGSASYERAVLTSVELLELLGFAIASTIMELHKSSAVIALLAALAAIIVDLRMKSLLALPNLVFFSVVVSVTFFQALEVHANPYALGCYLGRLVCEPLLDVYFSGLSVTERWIPFLLIGRLWHRLSLLPLAVAELTFFVLCAIKLGDLKYWYLVIPGFCVFGLFWVLCHVVLLVTVWGFHTKLSECQKVRAAQRVDVCAIDRIMASRGMRHFCLISERLVFFSLVSTGILGAVSWQLSSALFMGLFLLVLPLESLAHGLFHELGSGLGGTCVGYAVIVPTGYCSVDGQPTLLPHEQVLELNAHSTATLSAVQRLFSHHLVQTFGCDYSTGGLGLEALMSKLRSFLDLRTADGPRHDTYLLYYSGHTRPTGDWALTGGDCVRLEQILDLWRERNVGYSSRLILVLDTENAGPWVKAARRVEGLYVAVQGAELSPAGDAESQAGPRLGDFTREWVEYNCDPDSPVQWSERGRRVAASYGVSRCWSDYSLHLPTGCDVAKHWKTYFPRATYPLVTVANWCCGLNLLWLCSACLRCVRRLKLAWFPPTVLDTGHGIKLVRS; encoded by the exons ATGTCTGTGGACATCCAAGTTGCCAGAATGAGTCCAGAGGAGTCGGGCAAGGACGTGGACGTTTGGTCCTCCCTCAGCTGCCTAGGCTACCTGTCCAGCCTAAATCTGCTGGTAGCTGTATGCCTGGGCATGTACGTGCAATGGGAACACACCTCCGAACCAACCATCTTGGTCATCTTCATCCTGGGCCTCCTCGTCTTGGGAATTTCCAGCATCCTGTACTATTACTTCTCCATGGAGTGGGCTAGCCTTAGTCTGTTCCACCTGTGGTTTGGCTTCCTGCAGGGCCTCCTGTGCTTCCTCAACAGCTCTTCCCTGGACACCGACGTGAAGGAGCACGTCACAAACTACCTCCTGCTGGCCAGCGTGGGAGTGCGGGCACTGTGGGCCCTGACGGAGCGCATGTGCGGCAGTGCCAGCTACGAGAGGGCCGTGCTCACCTCGGTAGAGCTCCTCGAACTCCTGGGCTTCGCCATCGCCAGCACCATCATGGAGCTCCACAAGTCGAGCGCGGTCATCGCCCTGCTGGCCGCTCTGGCGGCCATAATCGTAGACCTGCGCATGAAGTCTCTCCTGGCCCTTCCTAATCTGGTCTTCTTCTCTGTAGTCGTCTCCGTTACCTTCTTCCAGGCTCTGGAGGTCCACGCCAACCCGTACGCCTTGGGCTGCTACCTGGGCCGGCTGGTCTGCGAGCCCCTCCTGGACGTCTACTTCAGCGGGCTGTCTGTGACCGAGCGATGGATCCCCTTCCTCCTGATTGGCCGGCTTTGGCACAGGCTCTCTCTGCTGCCATTGGCTGTTGCGGAGCTGACCTTCTTTGTACTGTGTGCAATAAAGCTGGGCGACCTGAAGTACTGGTACCTAGTCATCCCCGGATTCTGTGTGTTCGGCCTCTTCTGGGTCCTGTGccacgtggtgttgctggtcaCGGTGTGGGGTTTCCACACCAAGCTTAGCGAGTGCCAGAAGGTCCGAGCTGCCCAGCGGGTCGATGTGTGCGCCATCGACAGGATCATGGCCTCCAGGGGGATGCGCCATTTCTGCCTGATCTCTGAACGTCTTGTGTTCTTCAGTCTGGTCTCCACTGGCATTCTAGGGGCCGTGTCATGGCAG CTCTCCAGCGCTCTCTTCATGGGCCTGTTCCTGCTGGTGCTCCCcctggagtctctggcacacgGACTCTTCCATGAGCTTGGGAGCGGCCTGGGAGGGACGTGTGTGGGATACGCTGTGATCGTTCCTACGGGCTACTGcag CGTTGACGGCCAGCCGACTCTCCTGCCCCACGAGCAGGTCCTGGAGCTGAACGCCCACTCCACGGCCACGCTGAGCGCCGTGCAACGTCTCTTCTCCCACCACCTGGTCCAGACCTTCGGCTGCGACTACTCCACCGGCGGCCTGGGCCTGGAGGCGCTGATGTCCAAGCTGAGATCCTTCCTGGACCTGCGCACCGCCGACGGGCCTCGCCATGACACCTACCTGCTCTACTACAGCGGCCACACGCGCCCCACCGGAGACTGGGCCCTCACGG GCGGCGACTGCGTGCGTCTGGAGCAGATCCTGGACCTGTGGAGGGAACGTAACGTGGGCTACTCCTCCCGCCTCATCCTGGTCCTGGACACGGAGAACGCAGGGCCGTGGGTGAAGGCGGCACGCAGGGTGGAGGGCCTGTACGTGGCGGTGCAGGGCGCCGAGCTGAGCCCCGCAGGGGACGCCGAGAGCCAGGCCGGTCCCCGTCTGGGAGACTTCACCCGCGAGTGGGTGGAGTACAACTGCGACCCGGACAGCCCGGTGCAGTGGTCGGAGCGCGGTCGGCGGGTGGCGGCCTCCTACGGCGTGTCCCGGTGCTGGAGCGACTACAGCCTCCACCTGCCCACCGGCTGTGACGTAGCCAAGCACTGGAAGACCTACTTCCCCCGGGCCACCTACCCGCTGGTGACCGTGGCCAACTGGTGCTGTGGACTCAACCTGCTATGGCTGTGCAGTGCTTGTCTGCGCTGTGTCAGGAGACTCAAACTGGCCTGGTTTCCCCCGACTGTGCTGGACACGGGCCATGGAATCAAACTGGTGCGGTCGTAG